The stretch of DNA ATGCTTGATAAGTATATTGAATCCTTCACGAAAGGGTGTGTGCAAGCTCACAAAGATGGTTCCACCTTCTGGGTCAAGAACAAATCTCCCGCTGTAGAAACTTACATGGGTTTCATTGAAGTGTATCGTGATCCAACCAACCAGCGAGCTGAATTTGAATCCTTTGTTGCAGTTGTAAATCGGGAACAGTCCAGAAAGTTTGATACGCTTGTAAGTAGAGCTGAGAAAGAGTTTTTGCCTTTGTTGCCTTGGGGTAAGGACTTCGAAGAGGATGTTTTTATGCGACCAGATTTCTCTTCCTTAGATATTTTAACATTTGCTTCATCAGGTTTGCCCATTGGTATCAATATTCCCAACTACAAAGATGTGAAAGAAGAACAAGGATTTAAGAATGTCAGCTTGACTAATGTAATGGCAGCAAGAACTGGAATTAAGGGTGGCCCATTTTTGTCGGAGTCGGACCATGCATTGCGAGAGAAGCACGGAGCCTTGGGACTTGAAATTCAGGTTGGGTTGCACGAGTTGCTAGGACATGGTTGTGGTAAATTTTTGAGGAGGAAAGATGATGGTAAGCTTAACTTTGACCCTGCTAAGGTAAAGAATCCATACACGGGTGGGGAGGCGTCATTTTACGAAAAAGGAGAAAATTACAATTCCCGCTTTACCAATTTGGCAAGTGCTTATGAAGAGTGCAGAGCTGAAACGGTTGCATTATACCTTGGACTTGTTAATGACATTCTAGATGTTTTTGCAGTACCTGATGGGGACAGAGAGGATTTAAAGTACGTCATGTGGTTAGATATGATGTATGCTGGCCTTAGAGGATTGGAAATGTACCAGCCAAGCCAGGGGAAGTGGGGGCAGGCTCACTCACAAGCACGATACGTCATTTTGCGTGTTGCCTTGGAAGCTGGTGGAGACTTGGTTAAAATCGTTGAAACTACTGGTGACGATGGGCTTCCTGACTTAATTCTTTCTCTTGATAGAAAAAAGATTGAAGATGTCGGTCACAAAGCCATGGGCGAGTTTCTGCGCAAGTTGCAAATTTACCGTTCGATGGGCGACTCTGATGCTGGCAGGGCAATGTTTGAAAAATATTCTGAAGTGCCATCAGAGGGACCTTTCCCCTTTGCTAAATGGCACGAGATTGTCGTAAGAAAACGACGACCCCGTATGGTTCTTGCAATGCCCAATACACGAGTTGTAGGAGATGAGGTCGAGCTTGTTTCTTATCCGGAAAGCTATGATTGTGTAGCTAAATCTTGGGTTGAAAGGTTTAGTCCCCAAGACTTCGATAGTTTAGAGACTGCAATAATGTCACACATAGACAGTTGGACAAAGTAGTTTTATAGATTAAGGTAAATTAAGCATTTTCTTATGTGTACAAAATATTCTATAATACCACGTACAGTATATTTTGCCATGTCAGACTATACATCACACAGATTTGATATAGTGTATTTGCTGTAATTTTATACGACATCTGTATTATCATTGCTCAAGTTTGCCACAATTGTCTTTGTTACTTATTATGGTCTAGTACTGTACTGCTGTCAATAAAGTGTAAAACTCAATTGGCAAAGTATTAAGTTTTTCCATTATTGGAGCACAGTATTATACACTTGATTTCATAACTTGGTGATTTAAAAATATTGTGTTTGTTAGATTTTGTACTAGAATTTCTgttaaattaatttcttttatggtATTTCATTATATTTGATAAGATTATGCTCTTTGTTATTGCCCCTCTTACTGCTTATTATAATGTACTTAAATGAATTTTCAGCCTGTGCTAGAAAACAataggtaaaggaaatgatgaACATTCGTATAGTGACCATTTTGTTCAGTGTTGAGGATGCTGCTAGGGGTGAATCCTATTACCAGAGAGTTATGAAAACAAATTGGAATCTTACTCAGTGTAGCAGATTTGAAAAAATAATTACAGGGTTTTACCAATACTACCAAAGAGACTAGATTGTCCTCGCCTTTATTTCATGTGACCTGACTAGTGGTAAcgggtttgcctagcattcgcatggcaacagattgatcctagcctgggaccgtgagttttaagctttttactggggaggccactgctatggttgggcaccacgttgtgggtttgggcttgcccgactgacgttctggtgagtgtctATTCTggtggaactggaaccagacaaaGCCTTTAACCTTAAATAGTTCCTCAGTACCAGTATCACTGGTTGTGTATAGTGTTTTCACCATGCAGCATTTTTCTCAGACCTGCACTCAGAATGTCAAATTTTTAAAACTCAGTCAATCCAAGATTGGTTTTGAATAGGTGAAAATTAGAGAAAGAAAGATTTATGAGGAGGAAATTGGAAAtgatgagaattttaagaaagaaagaagcaaAGTTGTTGGCTTAGAAAAAATGATTCAGAGGACTTACAGGGCTTCACACTCGGTGAGCTGCAAGGTGCACTGTAGGCTATAATCCCTGCATAAAGGGATTTCCAGTATTCCTTCTATGCGAAATTGTGTTGTGATGCAGCAGAATTGCACGAGAGGTAGAATCGTGTAGGTAGAAAATTAGGTTTTGAAATTCATCATACAAATAAAGATTAATAAGAAAAGGATTTCCTATTCAAGCTGTCCAAAGTTTTATGCAATTATAAATGCTTAAAAGACAAGTTGAATTCTCTTGATACAATTAATTATATTTGAATTGCCAGTTTTAACAAATAGCACTGTCCTACCTAAATTTATCACTAGATTATTAAATAATGGAATTAGCAAGTGCATTAAATTGTTAGTACTGAACTTTATGGCTATACAGTAGTGTATTTTTACGTGTTCCTCCGTACGGTGCTAAATGTGAAATGAATTCTTTTCCCTTTCCCCACAATTCTTCCTTGTGCATCTTCTGCCTGTCATTCCagctttaaaggttgctcatgaatggcagagggagggACAGGACAATTTCCTAGACGACTACATTCACATGATCATTaaccaagccgcctctccacccaagctatgaccaggaagggcaaggcaatggctgctgctgattctgattcagtaggtagacccataggctccccaaactcacTTTCCCTAGCTCATAAAGATAAAGGTAGCAGACGACGACAAAACTTTAAAGTCTTGAGAGACCCTCATACTTCCTCTCAACAGACCGCGAGTCGGAGACATTTCCAATAAGATACTCCCTTCTTGGGAAGACTTCCACAAACCTTGGAAAGGACATTTCCAACACAGAGTATTTCAGTAAATGCACAAAGGACAGTCCTAACATAGAAATGCCATCATTCACACAGGTGGACTAGAAGTTCATGCTTAAATCCTACTCTTGTCCAATAAAGATATTCACCAACTGCTCTTGTCAAAAAGAGAGAAATATCCACTGTTTTTGTTCAATAAAGAGAAATACCCAGTGCTCATTTCAGTAAAGAGAAATATCCACTCTGCTTTTGTTCAATAAAGAGAAATACCCAGTGCTCTTGTTCAGTAATGAGAAATATCCACTCTGCTTTTGTTCAATAAAGAGAAATACCCAGTGCTCTTGTTCAGTAAAGAGAAATATCCAGTGCTCGTGTTCAGTAAAGAGAAATATCCAGTGCTCTT from Palaemon carinicauda isolate YSFRI2023 chromosome 44, ASM3689809v2, whole genome shotgun sequence encodes:
- the DppIII gene encoding dipeptidyl peptidase 3 isoform X1; this translates as MEHIGGAVTKTMNRCLFLSRGVHKKKLFLSKSRVSFSLNNRNLSLFCPKPLNTPFYKLGSPLASKFILQGNICRYCSMASQHELPLDTPIIYLKCEEAFAGLTSRERRYAHHLSRASWWGGLIVLCQTSPESPTIFSLLTRVLRSQPIETLKDIAVNKVGFTEDEFKLLIIYYSGLVYNLGNYLGFGDRKFVPSVSREKLEALIKASKAYLEAPDVIQNYLNRGLGPLYNLEENKRFLGMPTTGVTMYFTPNCTQEDADLAKEYMAARNIEAWNNRLLKYEENGQVVYDIRLASIEKGEANGITVENDEFQGHKFRVSRGDYSFFLKKMTDELKLAKEYCANDGEVHMLDKYIESFTKGCVQAHKDGSTFWVKNKSPAVETYMGFIEVYRDPTNQRAEFESFVAVVNREQSRKFDTLVSRAEKEFLPLLPWGKDFEEDVFMRPDFSSLDILTFASSGLPIGINIPNYKDVKEEQGFKNVSLTNVMAARTGIKGGPFLSESDHALREKHGALGLEIQVGLHELLGHGCGKFLRRKDDGKLNFDPAKVKNPYTGGEASFYEKGENYNSRFTNLASAYEECRAETVALYLGLVNDILDVFAVPDGDREDLKYVMWLDMMYAGLRGLEMYQPSQGKWGQAHSQARYVILRVALEAGGDLVKIVETTGDDGLPDLILSLDRKKIEDVGHKAMGEFLRKLQIYRSMGDSDAGRAMFEKYSEVPSEGPFPFAKWHEIVVRKRRPRMVLAMPNTRVVGDEVELVSYPESYDCVAKSWVERFSPQDFDSLETAIMSHIDSWTK
- the DppIII gene encoding dipeptidyl peptidase 3 isoform X2 translates to MASQHELPLDTPIIYLKCEEAFAGLTSRERRYAHHLSRASWWGGLIVLCQTSPESPTIFSLLTRVLRSQPIETLKDIAVNKVGFTEDEFKLLIIYYSGLVYNLGNYLGFGDRKFVPSVSREKLEALIKASKAYLEAPDVIQNYLNRGLGPLYNLEENKRFLGMPTTGVTMYFTPNCTQEDADLAKEYMAARNIEAWNNRLLKYEENGQVVYDIRLASIEKGEANGITVENDEFQGHKFRVSRGDYSFFLKKMTDELKLAKEYCANDGEVHMLDKYIESFTKGCVQAHKDGSTFWVKNKSPAVETYMGFIEVYRDPTNQRAEFESFVAVVNREQSRKFDTLVSRAEKEFLPLLPWGKDFEEDVFMRPDFSSLDILTFASSGLPIGINIPNYKDVKEEQGFKNVSLTNVMAARTGIKGGPFLSESDHALREKHGALGLEIQVGLHELLGHGCGKFLRRKDDGKLNFDPAKVKNPYTGGEASFYEKGENYNSRFTNLASAYEECRAETVALYLGLVNDILDVFAVPDGDREDLKYVMWLDMMYAGLRGLEMYQPSQGKWGQAHSQARYVILRVALEAGGDLVKIVETTGDDGLPDLILSLDRKKIEDVGHKAMGEFLRKLQIYRSMGDSDAGRAMFEKYSEVPSEGPFPFAKWHEIVVRKRRPRMVLAMPNTRVVGDEVELVSYPESYDCVAKSWVERFSPQDFDSLETAIMSHIDSWTK